One window of the Herbiconiux sp. L3-i23 genome contains the following:
- the whiA gene encoding DNA-binding protein WhiA, whose amino-acid sequence MALTADVKDELAKIDVGKTTVRAAELATILRFAGGLHLISGRIAVESELDSVQLAKRVRKDLAELYGVRGDVAVISASGTRRTNSYVVRVIDGGETLARQTGLLDARRRPIRGLPNRLTTGSLDDLEAIWRGAFLARGTLTDPGRSAALEVMCPGNETAMALVGAASRLRVPAKAREVRGVHRVVIRDGEAIGDMLERMGARASRRNWEEMRQRREVRATANRLVNFDDANLRRSAQAAVAACARVERALEILGPTIPDHLKYAGELRLAHRDASLDELGHHADPPMTKDAVAGRIRRLLAMADKKAADQGIPGTEANLPADLD is encoded by the coding sequence TTGGCACTGACCGCGGACGTCAAGGACGAACTCGCAAAGATCGATGTGGGTAAAACCACCGTGCGAGCGGCGGAATTGGCGACGATCCTCCGATTCGCCGGAGGTCTGCACCTGATCTCGGGGCGTATCGCGGTGGAGTCCGAGCTCGATTCGGTGCAGCTCGCCAAGCGCGTCCGCAAGGATCTCGCCGAGTTGTACGGCGTCCGCGGCGACGTGGCCGTCATCTCGGCCTCGGGAACGCGTCGCACCAATTCGTACGTCGTCCGTGTCATCGACGGCGGTGAGACTCTCGCCCGACAGACGGGTCTGCTCGACGCACGGCGTCGACCGATCCGCGGGCTGCCGAACCGACTCACGACGGGGTCGCTCGACGACCTCGAGGCCATCTGGCGGGGCGCGTTCCTCGCCCGCGGCACGCTCACCGACCCGGGTCGCTCGGCCGCCCTCGAGGTCATGTGCCCGGGCAACGAGACCGCGATGGCGCTCGTCGGAGCCGCCAGCCGGCTCCGCGTGCCGGCGAAGGCCCGCGAGGTGCGCGGTGTGCACCGCGTCGTCATCCGCGACGGCGAGGCGATCGGCGACATGCTCGAGCGCATGGGCGCCCGTGCCAGCCGCCGCAACTGGGAGGAGATGCGCCAGCGCCGCGAGGTGCGCGCCACGGCCAATCGCCTCGTCAACTTCGATGACGCGAACCTCCGTCGATCGGCGCAGGCCGCCGTCGCCGCCTGCGCCCGGGTGGAGCGTGCGCTCGAGATCCTCGGGCCGACGATCCCCGACCATCTGAAGTACGCGGGCGAGCTGCGCCTCGCGCACCGCGACGCGAGCCTCGACGAGCTCGGCCACCACGCCGATCCTCCGATGACGAAGGACGCCGTCGCCGGCCGTATCCGCCGCCTGCTGGCGATGGCCGACAAGAAGGCCGCTGACCAGGGGATCCCCGGCACCGAGGCAAATCTCCCCGCCGACCTCGACTGA